A window of the Acanthochromis polyacanthus isolate Apoly-LR-REF ecotype Palm Island chromosome 10, KAUST_Apoly_ChrSc, whole genome shotgun sequence genome harbors these coding sequences:
- the LOC110967615 gene encoding protein diaphanous homolog 1, giving the protein MDQHTGNSASAAAPKKDKKSKKNYEDGDTKKKFKLKRLFPDELERFTSIRMKKDKEKPGQMPGQRHSSAASYEFNSQSAMLHDHSDEYVLDLFEQMLVDMNLNEEKQQPLREKDIMIKREMVSQYLHTSKAGQDQKESSKSAMMYIQELKADYRDAPLLSCLESLRVSLNNNPVSWVQNFGNEGLALLLNLLRRLQEEKDEYPMMGVKCQHEIIRCLKAFMNNKYGLKSMLESVEGIPLLVRAINPRVPHMMADAVRLLSAISILDHPENLHERVLEAITEEAEKRDIERFQPLLTGMNIHNIALKGGCMQLINALISRGEELDFRIHIRSELLRLGLRDLLREVRTIENEELRVQLVVFDEQAEDDSEDLKARLDDIRIEMEYPSNSDVREVFEILVNTVKDSKAENHFLSLMQHLLLIRNDYLARPQYYKLMDECIAQIVLHRNGADPDFKCRNLSLNIEGLIDNMVDQTKVETSEAKATELEKKLDAELTARHELQVELKKLEGDYEQKLQDLSQEKEQLATSKQEREKENQGLQQQLSTLQKEIEKLSKDLEEAKTKVVTVTVPVPTPGLPPPPPPPPLPGQNTGIAPPPPPLPGHATAAVPQPPLPPPLPGHCAIPPPPIPPPLPGMPGPPPPPPLPGMPGPPPPPPLPGMPGPPPPPPPPGGPGCPPPPPPGPGMPPPPPFGMGGWGAPAPPSLPFGLQPKKEYKPEVQLKRANWSKIGPEDLSEGSFWTKAKEGQFENNELFAKLTLAFSSQTKSKCVVCIFYYLQLSC; this is encoded by the exons AAACTCAAACGGCTGTTTCCTGATGAG TTGGAACGTTTCACCAGCATTAGGATGAAAAAGGACAAGGAAAAGCCTGGCCAAATGCCAGGTCAGCGACATTCTTCGGCTGCCAGCTATGAGTTCAATTCTCAGAGTGCCATGCTGCACGATCATTCTGACGAATATGTGTTGGACCTCTTCGAACAGATGCTG GTGGATATGAACCTGAATGAGGAAAAGCAGCAACCtctgagagagaaagacatAATGATCAAACGAGAAATGGTCTCCCAGTACCTCCACACGTCCAAAGCT gGCCAAGACCAAAAGGAGAGCTCCAAGTCAGCCATGATGTACATCCAGGAGTTGAAGGCAGACTACCGAGACGCACCGCTGCTGAGCTGTCTTGAATCTCTACGAGTCTCGCTTAATAACAATCCTGTCAG TTGGGTGCAGAATTTTGGAAATGAGGGCCTGGCTCTGCTTCTGAATCTGCTTCGAAGACTTCAAGAGGAGAAAGATGAATACCC AATGATGGGAGTGAAATGTCAACACGAGATCATTCGCTGTCTTAAAGCCTTCATGAACAACAAG TATGGTCTAAAATCTATGCTGGAGTCAGTTGAAGGAATTCCTCTGCTGGTCAGAGCCATCAACCCCAGGGTGCCTCATATGATGGCTGATGCTGTCAGACTGCTCTCTGCCATCTCCATTTTGGACCATCCTGAAAATCT TCATGAGCGTGTTTTGGAAGCAATTACAGAGGAGGCTGAAAAACGGGACATTGAGCGGTTTCAGCCTCTCCTCACTGGAATGAACATTCACAACATTGCTCTTAAG GGTGGCTGCATGCAGCTAATCAACGCCTTGATCAGCCGGGGAGAAGAATTAGACTTCAGAATCCATATTCGCTCTGAACTGCTAAGACTGGGACTTAGAGACCTGCTGAGG GAGGTGCGGACGATAGAAAATGAAGAGCTGAGGGTGCAGCTCGTGGTGTTTGATGAGCAGGCTGAAGATGACTCTGAGGACCTCAAAGCACGTCTTGATGACATCCGCATTGAAATGGAATATCCTTCCAATAG TGATGTGAGGGAAGTGTTTGAGATATTAGTCAACACTGTGAAGGACTCCAAGGCCGAAAACCACTTCCTATCCCTGATGCAACACCTGCTGCTGATCCGCAATGATTATTTGGCCAG GCCTCAGTACTACAAGTTGATGGATGAGTGTATCGCTCAGATCGTACTTCACAGGAATGGGGCGGATCCTGATTTCAAGTGCCGTAACCTCAGCCTCAACATCGAAGGCTTGATAG ACAATATGGTGGACCAGACCAAGGTGGAAACCAGCGAGGCCAAAGCCACTGAGCTAGAAAAGAAG CTTGATGCAGAGTTGACGGCACGCCACGAGTTGCAGGTGGAACTGAAGAAACTGGAGGGAGACTATGAACAGAAGCTGCAGGACTTGAGCCAAGAGAAGGAACAGCTGGCCACATCTAAGCAGGAACGAGAAAAGGAGAACCAGGGTCTACAACAACAGCTAAGCACTTTGCAAAAGGAG ATTGAAAAGCTGTCCAAGGATCTGGAAGAGGCCAAAACTAAGGTTGTCACGGTTACTGTTCCTGTGCCAACACCAGGTCtgccccctccacctcctccccctcccctccctggcCAGAATACAGGTATTGCCCCTCCACCGCCACCCTTACCAGGCCACGCCACCGCGGCTGTTCCCCAACCCCCACTCCCTCCTCCTTTACCAGGGCACTGTGCTATTCCTCCCCCTCCTATCCCACCCCCTTTACCTGGCATGCCAGGACCTCCACCACCCCCGCCCCTCCCTGGAATGCCAGGaccgccaccaccaccacctttaCCTGGAATGCCAggaccaccaccaccaccgccgCCGCCTGGAGGTCCTGGGTGTCCTCCTCCACCGCCACCAGGCCCAGGCATGCCTCCACCTCCCCCATTTGGCATGGGGGGCTGGGGTGCCCCTGCACCACCTTCGCTACCTTTTGGGCTTCAGCCGAAAAAGGAGTACAAGCCTGAGGTCCAGCTGAAGAGAGCCAACTGGAGTAAG attggaccagaggacctctctgAGGGAAGTTTTTGGACCAAGGCAAAAGAGGGCCAATTTGAAAACAATGAACTGTTTGCCAAACTTACCTTAGCCTTCTCCTCGCAGACTAAGAGTAAGTGTGTAGTCTGTATATTTTACTACTTGCAGTTATCATGTTGA